In Patescibacteria group bacterium, the genomic stretch AATGCTCTTTTCATATACTCTTTAAACTTTCTTTTAAACGAGGTGATAGCTATATTTCAGGATAAAACTAAACGTCTTTTTTGAAGCCATTTAGATGGCAGCAAAAGAGACATATTGAGCCTCTGAATTGGTCAGATTTGTGTCGGACCCGCTATACGCCTACTAAAATGAATCTCTATGGGCGACACAGGATTCGAACCTGTGACCTCACCGATGTGAACGGTGCGCTCTAACCAACTGAGCTAGTCGCCCAACCTTGCTAACATGCCCATATTGCACAAGAAATCTGTTCATAGTATACTTGGGAAATAGCTCTTGTCAACGAAGTAGCGTTTCTATGAAACAAATCAAAATAGACCTTCTCGACATCCATAACAAACAGCAAAACCACACCATCGAAACAGTCAACCAGCTCGTTTTCCCCAAGTATCTCATGCTACTGTTCTCGATTGCATTTATTCTGACGGGCACCACCGTACTCTCCTATCAGCAGTCGCAAAACGCCACATCCCCCCTTTCCAAAACATGGAGCTCATTTCTCAACTTCGCTCCCGTCCAAACGCTTACAACAGGGACTGAGCGCACACTCGCAGGAGAGCAGGATGGTCGCATCAATGTGCTTCTGCTTGGCATTGGCGGCCCCTTGCATGACGGCCCCTACCTGAGCGATACCATTATTATCGCAAGCCTCAAGCCTTCTACGCACGATTTGGCGCTTATTTCCATCCCTCGCGACCTTGTTGTCAATATCCCCTCCCATGGGTGGCGAAAAATCAATGAAATCAATTCATTTGGCGAGGTTGCCCAAGCAGGCGGCGGAGCGGAATTCACACGTACCACACTCAGTACGCTTTTTAATATACCAATCCAGTATGCCGTCCGCATAGATTTTTCAGGCTTTGAAAAAATTGTGGATATCCTTGGAGGCTTAGACATCACTGTTGATAAATCATTCACCGACTATTCCTACCCGGCGCCGAATTATAAATACCGTGTTGTGTCTTTCAAAGAAGGGCCCCAAGTGATGGATGGCACTACTGCACTGCAGTTTGTCCGCTCGCGCCATAGTGCCAACAATCAAGAGGGCTCAGACTTTGCACGCAGCAAGCGGCAGCAGAAAGTCATTGTTGCATTGAAAAATAAACTCCTCTCCATTTCATTTCTATCCAATCCTCAGAAAATATCTTCTGTTATCCGAGAACTTCAAGATTCCATCGCAACGAATATTCAAGGGTGGGAACTTATGCGTCTCTCCCTATTTGCACGACAAATTGACGAGCAAAAAATACTATCCACATCAATCGATGGGGCAAGCGGGCTTGTCTATGACGATATCGTAGAAGGGGCCTATGTCCTCCGCCCCAGCGACGGCACCTATGAGGCTATTAAACAGCGTATAGCGAATGTATTTGAGCCTGGTGCACTTGAGCCATTACCGCCTGCCCAACATCCGCCATCACAATTTCTAGCCAAGAAAAAGCAACTT encodes the following:
- a CDS encoding LCP family protein, giving the protein MKQIKIDLLDIHNKQQNHTIETVNQLVFPKYLMLLFSIAFILTGTTVLSYQQSQNATSPLSKTWSSFLNFAPVQTLTTGTERTLAGEQDGRINVLLLGIGGPLHDGPYLSDTIIIASLKPSTHDLALISIPRDLVVNIPSHGWRKINEINSFGEVAQAGGGAEFTRTTLSTLFNIPIQYAVRIDFSGFEKIVDILGGLDITVDKSFTDYSYPAPNYKYRVVSFKEGPQVMDGTTALQFVRSRHSANNQEGSDFARSKRQQKVIVALKNKLLSISFLSNPQKISSVIRELQDSIATNIQGWELMRLSLFARQIDEQKILSTSIDGASGLVYDDIVEGAYVLRPSDGTYEAIKQRIANVFEPGALEPLPPAQHPPSQFLAKKKQLDQKALPAQQPEPIEQQPQSEQPLAEIPADTQPQDTQEPLQQEPQDDAESATITLRNGTTTEGLASQNAALLKALGFSIDAIANAPTRGIEKTILIDLSKGAKPQHLHQLLRTYNPTLNISPSQEMIGSSQSDFILILGLDAVKRKASAEKDQQPQTAPAPL